From the genome of Electrophorus electricus isolate fEleEle1 chromosome 14, fEleEle1.pri, whole genome shotgun sequence:
TTGCAGTACCTTTTAATAGTTACAGTCTGCTGTTCCTGAAAGCAATTTGTATTGAACTATTGAGTTATTGGTAGTATTGCAGTTTGGCCTCATAGATAAAACTAATCACATTGTTTAAAGTTGCATACAGATTtgtgcaggacacaggacaACTCGATGAAAGACTATAAATCTTAGCTGTGTCTATAATCTTGCTAAAATAAATCAGCCCTTGGTCTTGATCCATAATGccaaaaatagcattttattgtttaaaaaatcccTTTGTTAGTGATGTTTGTACTCCAATACTGTACTGTCCATTTACTTTCTAAGTTCATTTGAAAGTCCTTTTAATATTTCGCTGGATCCGATAGTAAACTGTGAATGACCAGATGGAGAAGGTTAAGTGGAGTGATTTCTGTATCCTAACATAAATGCTTAACTTGTCATTTGGACAGTTTGTACTCataacagttgtgtttgtgttctacAGCTATCAGCTTGGGTTAACCAGCAATCAAAATAATGAAGTGAACCATTCATATATCCCACAGCATACAAATCAGAATTTCAGTACCAATCTGTTCAGTTTACACTGTGACAGAAATGTCTTTCTCTGTAGATTGTCGGTGTGTCTTTTTTGCCTTTTACTGATCTGTTATTTATAAGTAGCCACCAAGgcaattttataataaacaaagatgcccatttttttaaagaacacgACTCTAAGCATCATGACAAATATTTGCATAACAGCCCCAGTGTGGGGGCCTGTCTTCACAGTAAAGCTTGATACACTATATTCCGCTTCACTCTGCTCAAATATTGGTGAGAACAGGGATCTGCCATTGAGAAGCGTCTAATGCcttcattattttaatacatttattaaaacctAATTTATTGCATAACTTGAAATGTGACGTAAATGCgacaaatgctttatttttaacatgttaAGTTGAATATTTAATATACTGGAATactgatattttaaattatgttgATGCTTGGTTAGGTACAGTACGTTGTGTTACAAAAGACAAAAGATGGTTCTATGGACAAATATTagcttttcatttttgtataaaCGCGAACTTGGACTTCAGTAGTTTTATATCATTTGCTCAAAGGGATATCAATGCCTCATAAATATCGCATGTAAAAATATCTATGAAAATGTCCAGATAAATACATCTAATAAGTGAAGTCTTCCAAGGTACCAAATGGGTCACATGTCAATAGtattaaaatcatattaaaaCAGCAATGATTCAGTCTGATATATATGGGCAAGTGCTGAGCTGGGTGTAAACTGGGTTTACCAAAAACACTGTTAACTATGTACATGATACAGGCCTGTTTTTCTCCACATTCAATTAGgaaataacattcaaacactGTCGCGGTTCCGACTGACTTAAATGGTCCTTAAGGCTCCAGTGGTTGTAAAATGGGCACATATTGGTCGATCTCTTTATTCTATCTCGCACAAGAAATCTCAGctgtctaaataaataaaaatgactaaatgGGAATGGAAACAGAAAATAAGTGAAAAGAGTTAATTACATGCTTTCCAAAAATCTATGCAAAGCCAAATGTGTCAAAGTTCTATACTACTCAAGGTGCAGTGTGAGCattaatgtatatttacaaaGCACATTACAATATGTGATGATAAATTGATTTTAGTGAACACTTCCGAAGTGTTTCCACACACCATGAATGTGCagggcaaaaaaacaacaactttgtACCAGAAgtgtaatatttacaaatggACTGCTAACACTGTCGAATTATAGATGTGTTTCAATGCAATTTGGTTTGTAGGTTTTTCCCGTTTCCAGTAATTAAAACGTTCTTTCCTGGAATATGTAGTCCAAAGGATTTTCAAGTTTTGATGGATCAGCGCAAGTAATAAGAGCTACACTGAAAGTAAAACTATAGAAAGGAGGTCTTCTCCCCAAGGCACCTGTGGTGATGGCATCCATCTCTTGACTGACTCATCATTACAACATGGCAGCCTGATGCTGGTTGGTTGTACAATTGCTGAGAGGGTCATTTTGACTATTAAAGCACTGTAAAGGGACATCTGCATGAGTGTGAAGTGCTGTGCAGTGCATTACTGTGGTATAGTGCCCTTGTATCTATCTAGCTgggtttattgtgtttttggaaGGTTCTCATCAGCTTCACCAGTGCTCTAGGTGCAAGTCCATGGCAGAGTTCAAGTTGATGTCCGTCACATCTAGGAATTCCGTGTTGAAGATGCTGGGTCCAGCCGGAGGCATTCCGCTGCCGAACGCCGTAGCTGAGCTGGGCGGAGTCAAATCCAGCCATTCCATGGCCTCCCACGGCGATTCCGTATAGGTCATCCCGAGCCCTTGGCTGTCGGTGGCCACTGGCGACACTTTGGTGGCCATGGGGCTCAAAGGGGTGTCCATCATGTCGCGGTTGCCTAGCAACTTGTCATCGTGGCGATGGCCTGCGAATCCCTCTCCGACCTCCTCCAGTGGGGCGTCCTCGGCGGCCATCTTCAGCGGCATGATGTCGCCCGGCCGGGTCATGGGGCTCCCCAGGAGCACCTCCAGGTGGCAGTCCGCGGCAGCGTGCTCGTATGGCATCATAGAGGCTGCCACGTGGCCGTAGTGTCTGTGGAACTTTGGGATGGCCGCGGCGCCAGCGCTGCTGGGTGGAACTGTAAGGTGAGGCACAACTTTGGTTACAGGGCACCTCCCTTCTTTGGCGTTAGCTGgcatttctttgaaaaaaagGGGAACGGGAAGGATGTCACAGCACAGACAGTGAACTGTTTGTTTGACAATTAAAGCTGCCTTCACGAAGGGGGCGTAACAGAGTTGCCAGCCACAGGTTAATGCAGCGTGCAGTAGGCACGGACAGCGAGCCTCCACCGACTGGAACATTTAAGTTTACGTTCCAGTGTGCCGTGACACAACTATTGCAGGCCACTCATGCTTTCGGTTGGTATATTTCTATGCTCACCTCCGCTCTCAATAAGGACATCGAGAAGTTCGTCCATTTGCTGGCTTCTGGTCATCTGCTGCAACAACAGGGAGCAAACGTAAGTGTTCATCATACAGAAATCATGTCCAAATGCCTCAGACATACGTAATGTACATCTGACACCAAGATTAAATCTGCGCTACAGTTATGATTAATTCTGCAAAATGTCGCCGCCCCAGTGAAGAATGAAGGATCTGTTCAGCTTCTGTAGCTGTCAAAAAGCTGTCAAGGGCTTTTTGTCCTTCCAACGGTTTTGTTTATCTTCCAAAGGCTTTTTTTGCATAGTGACCACTGCAAGATAAGCAATTTCTTTTTCACAACATACTTGAGCATACAGAATCATGATTGCCacctgaaaataaatgtattgtcTACCATTGATGTACTGagtgaaaaaagaaatgctATGTTTATCCAAGTCAGAATGTTGACTTTCTGGTTTAGAATTACCAAACATATTAAAACTCCCTTCAGGCTTGACAACAGTTCCTTTTGGCTGTCTCATTTTAAAACCAGGAAGTGCACATTCTCTATCTTGGAAAACATAAAAGCTCAAAACAGTCTGTGactgataaaaacaaatatgtaatgtAGTTTCACTTGGGTGTCATTCAAAATTGCATTTATAACAGCCAGAAAGCTCTTAGGGTACTGAATTGTGTTGAGTAgcagaaaagagaaagtgtgtgtgtgtgtgtgtgtgaagccggAGGGAGGCACAGGGCTCAGGTGCTTCTGGGGGCCCCTTTACCTGCTGCACTGCATCCTCGTAGCAGGGCGGCTGCCTAACGGCAGATGCAGGAGAGGCTGAGCTACACAAGGCAGTGGAGGAGAAGTCACACTTATGGCCAATGTGCCTGCCACAGTGCAACAGTGCCATCTACATGAGGAGATAGGGCGAGACGTTACAACCCCAGACAAGGAGGTGGGACCAGAGGAAGCCTCAGATCTCGcttggtgggggttggggggtttgAGGTCACGATCGTGTGCtgcaggtagtgtgtgtgtgcaaatatgCAGGAGCACTTTCTGGCATATGGGCCTGGACTTGGCTGGTTGTACAATTGGGGGCAGCTGAAAGGTATGGCACCTCCTAATGTGCAGTCTGCCATTGGTTTTGCCATGTGATATGATCACAGGACCACAATAAAGACCACTGAGAGACTTGTGACTACTCATGTGTATACAGTCCACTGCATTCTGGGCTGATGATCATGTGACCCGTGCATTCATTGCCTGTGGCTGTGGACTTTTACAAGCTGTCTGTGGTCATAAGATTGCCGGTTTCCAAATAATAAATGTCGTGGACAGTTTGCATCTGCGTCCACAGGCAGAAGGCATGTAAAACAAACCCTTTCCAGCTAGAGTTTGTGCGTGTTTAATGTCAGGACGGCGCACGGGGGCCGATCGTAGGCTAGCCCTAACAAACCTTCGCCTGCATGTCTGGGGTCTTGACCTTGGGAGACCCCCTGGTCATGAGGCTGTTCTCGTACATGGGCTGCATGCTTCTTTGGTCAGGTGCATAGGAGCAGCTTACGGGCTGGCAGGCACCCTTCTGCtggagctgagagagaaagaagcactTGGTTAGCTCACAATCCCACGGTATGCCAGCCATCTGGACATTCGGTGTCCTCAGCCATGCTTGCGCACTTGTGATGTTAATTGTATTTGTGGGGATGCGCACCTGCATGGGGTGTGGTCTGGCTCCACCATGCGGCAAGGGGTGAGAACAGCTGTCCCTGCCCAGGGGAGGCGTGAGCAGGTACGGGTGGCTGGGTGAGGATGGGAGGCTGCTAGGCTGCGGGCTGCTGGAGCTCTTGGTGACGGGGGAGTCCTGGGGCGAGCACTGAGGGCTCAGGTAGGCCGACAGCCCGGAGGGGCTCCCGGAAGCGGGGCCGCCCAGGCCGCAGTGCCCCATACCCTCGATGCAGCTGCCCGGGGGCCCGCACTTGGGCTGCTTCGAGGCCAGCGGGCAGCTGGAGGCCACGTGCTCCTGCTTGACGGACACCCCGAAAAAGTGCTGCTGCATGTGGGCCGGGGGCTGTGGGCGGAGCGGgtggggcgggggcgggggctcGGGCGGGCCGCCGTGGGTGCGCTTGCGCTTGTGCAGCTGCATGCGCAGCTCCTCCACCTGCCGCTGCTCCTGGTGCAGCTTCCACGTCAGCTCCTCGATCACCTTCTGCTTCTCCACGAGCATCTTGTCCTTCTCGGTGTCCAGGCCCTCCGGGGCATCTCCGTGCGGGCAGCCGCCCGCCGCAGGGCTCTCGTCAGCGCTCGGCGGCGTGGGCGAAGGCTGCAGGCCGAACCGCGGCGATGACAAAGCCACGTCACTGAAGCTGTCGGGCAGGGAGCCGCCCACGGACAGGTCTGAGGAGGCGGGTGAGATAGGCGGTGTGGAGCCGGTGCTGCAGAAGGGGTAGTAGCCGCCCGTGTGCGACATGGTGGAGCCGGGAGACTGGTAGGAGGAGCCGGTGGGTGTCACCGGGAAGGTCACTGTGGTGATGTCTCCAGAGGAGGAGGGCGAACTGCAGCTCGGGTCTTTGTAAGGTCGCAGCCTCTCGATCAGGGCCGTCTTGGTGCCGGACACAGGGAGGCCTCGTATTCTCAGCTGCTGCCGGAGCTCGGACACCTGTGGAGGAAATCGAGGACAACGTCGTCAGTGCGAGCAGGAGGCCACCGTGTTCCCGTCACCACCGCTATCTGTGCTGCAACATCTCAGCGGTCTGCATGTGGCCCGGTTTCCATCAGCAGAGCGTGATACGTACTTTCAAGTCGTCGAGGTTGGCGGGCAGAGGCCCTGGTCTGACGGGCGAGACGCCGGCCGGACCGCAGTAGGAGCTCTTCACCGGAGACGTGGAGCCGGAGCCGTCGGGCGCGTCCCGCtcgcctgcctgcctgcagCACATGCGCCAGGTTAGGTCTGACCCACAAACGACGACGATGACGACAAGGCAGCCGTGTCAAGGCTGGCTACTGGCGGAGGAACTCACTTGGCCAGCGGATTCTGCTGTGGCGGGCCGTAGCCGAAGCTCTGGGCCGTGGCCGGCTGGCGCGTCCCCTGCTGCTGTTGCTTCTGCTGGCTGAGGATCTGCAGCTGCAGGAACAGCTGCTGTTGCTGCAGCAGGCGGGCGTAGGCCGAGTCCATGGGTGGAGGCGACTTCTCCGCCTTCTGGTCCGGTGGGATGTACTGGTGGTACTTAAGCTTCTTCACCTTCGGCTTCACATCCTTGGGCTTCTTGGGCCGGCTCTTGTCCGACGTTTTGGACTGTGGCAGCCGAGCAAAACGTTAGTGGCGTGTTGGTGACGCAGGAACGTGCCTGCTGGTAGGTTAATTAAGGGCCGCATACAACTATTGTATCACACCACCACAGTGTAACAGTACCATTAATTAGTGGTACAGTGAGCACAGTATCAGTCGGTTGTTACATTGTTGTTACACTAATGCAGTAGTTACActttgaaaaattaataaaactatTTCTGTGAATCTGTGGTTTATACTGAATATTGTTTTGACGCATATACATACTAGGCCTTTGCTTCGGCAATACGGTGTGTTATATACACAAGGCGATGAAACGTTGACACTTCCAGTTGTTTGTGATGAAGCGGTCATCTCTCAtcgctgtgtgtctgcaggtggtCTTACCTTGATGATGGCAGGAACTCGGATGGCTGGAACTGTCTGGGTGGGCGGCACGCTGCTGCTTTCTTCATGGTTCTGAGTAGCATTTTCATGTGAGCCCTTAATgataaagatttaaaatgttgcatGAGAACTGGCAATGATTGTTCAGACCTAAATTATGACTGAATTTCAAAAGAACGTGAAAATTGTAGATAAATGCTTTTAATTGAATGTAGTGTAAAATAAACTTGAGTGCCTCTGTAAGCGGCTCATTCCAGAGCTCCAGTGAGTAAAGATTTTGATGCCTAACGTTTGAGAATAAAGCAACAAAGTGTCTCAAGCCCCACGGAAAAAcgtaaaaaaaattaacaattaaaaaagcacacaaagacatgtTATCACATTGTCAAATCCACAATAAATTGGCCTACAGGGTTGGACCCGAAGCCAGAGACTTGCCATGTGCTCGGCAAGCTCTCTCAGGAGGCTAACCAGCATACTGCAGTTAAAGTTATGGCCACAAGGTGGTACTCTTCCTAAAGCTATTTCTAACACTCCTCTTAAAACTAAGAGACACACTTGACGTCTTCAATGATGAATAACACGTGGAACAGTATTGATGTATACTGGAAGATAGAAGTCCCACTAAACAGCAAAGACCTAGGGGCTTTTTATTTGTGACAATCTGTAAAAGTCATAATATTCCTACAAGCACTGTGCAAACATAATAGAGATTTGGGTTGCGCAGTATCAGTGGCTTGTATCCCAGCATGCCGTGGTGGTTGCTgacctgtgagggtgaggggGCACTGCTGGCTTTGCTCTCGGCCAAGGCTCCGGCTGAGCTCTGGGACTCGTCACTGAGGGGATGCTCCGGAGACAGGCTCTCGCTACCGCTGTCCTCCTCGAACGCGTACGAGTCCTCCTGTTTGGGGAACTTCCCATGGTTCGCTGGACAAGTAGCAGAAGGATACGACTGCATCAAGGTGTTAGGCTGCAAAGGAATACCTTAGTACTGAACCtcaaaaacatgcatatattttattcaGGATTCAGAGTCGTTTAAAACGGTTTCAGggtttgtttctattttttgtcAAATGCTACGTTTTATTGATACAGACTCCAGGGATAATTTCaggcaaaaatatttatgttgtaCGTAACTCCAAAACCAAGCATTTGCCTAAAAACACTCTAAAACCATTTTAAACTACTCTCAGCactgatgaaaatgttttttgttttttttttgtgttaaagtATTCTTTAAAGATTGGACGACAGAGTGAGTCAAGCCCACaacaaagcaaagtaaaacaaagcGGATTGAAGGGGGGGACCCCTACCAAGAGCCTCAGACTGCAGCTCTAACTGatgtaaaacaaaactgattaacATCTTCACTCGGCGAAGAGTTAAGGAGAGTTGCATGGctctgaagtgtgtgtctgtgtaaatatttgaaaaacTGTCTCTCCGTGTCGGAGCGCGGCTGCCTCGTGCCCGGGCGTGTGCGTCCGCGCGGGGGAGGGGCGCatggcttgtgtgtgcgtgtgccagAAGTTCTTCAGAGTCCAGCTGGGCCATGGCTGGACAGTGCTGGTCTTTTCCCGTTCTTGCCTAATGGCTGCACTTGGCTCCACGGTGTTATGATATGGGGTAGAGGAACAGGGGCACGGGGGCAGGGGTTAGCGGGGTACTTCGGCTTAAAGGGAGCTCTGATAATATCAAGGGGCATGAGGACAGGTTGTTGGGATGCTGTCCTATCAGCGGAGGTCAGACTAGGGGTTACGAGAgggacgcgcgcgcgcgtgtgtgtgtgtgtgtgtgtgtgtgtgtgtgtgtgtgtgtgtgtgtgtgtgtgagtgtgtgagtgtgtgtgtgtgagagagactcgTTCAGTATCTGAGCATGTGACTAGCCAACTGCCAAGAACGTGGGCCCTGGTTTCAATCATGGCACTCCGCTGTCAGTGTTCTGGGTACAtactctgccccctcccccagaGCCCAACCGCCTTCCAGCGCCAACAGAAGAAAGGCCTTGGTTTTCCTCCACCTGTCGGTGCTGGACTGGTCTGGACACTAGAACGAGCCCTGCCCTAGAGATACCTGACCCCCACTTGCCTACTCCTGCCATCACGCATGCGTTTCATTCAGAGTCACCGCTCTCTCGGGGTTGATGGGGTGAGCAGgagtaaagagagaaaaattgaTTACTTGAAATAAATAGCACAAAGGGCATTTATGCGGGGCGTATATATACAGATGCCGAGGGCTTTTCAGATTACAGGGAGCCTGCCATTGCCCTTCAAAGAAAGTTGTAAAATCCCAGAGTCCTTTGCTTATTTAAAAGCCCGCAGGTCTAATAATCAAACCCAGAGAGCAGGTCATGGGAGCGTCGCAGGATTGGGTCTCCTTGGACGGCACACAGCTGTGGGGCGGCTCCGGTCCCCCGGACACCTTTGTAGGTGGCTCGCCGGAGCCACATAAATCAGCGGGAGTCAAAACAGAGCAGCGAGGGGCAACCGTTCATTTGATGTCCTGAGACGAGGGGCGGGGCTAAACCCAGCTGTTGTTCGTCTCAATAAAACACGCCGGTCTTCCAGTAGAGGTAATGTAAACGCAGGTCCTCGGCCTCGCGGTCGGCTTACgcaacacatttacacacagcaccacagggtgggtgtgtgtgtgtgtgtgtgtgtgtgtgtgtgtgtttaccaccgGCTGCGTCCGCAAACATCGGCTTCGGCTATGGCATAGTAAACACGATGCGAACTTACACCCGCGACCGAGGGCCAACGGCCCCTTAAATCGGTGTGTGTTTTTTGAACCCTGGTTTTGGAGGACTGTCATATGTTTACTGCCGTCCGCGTCCGCAAACATCGGCTTTGGCTATGGCGTGGTTGCATGGCATAGTAAACACGATGCGAAATAACACCCGTGACCGAAGGCCAAGGGCCCCTTcaattggtgtgtgtttgttgagccCTGATTTTGGAGGACTGTCAGGAATATTGCTAAACGTCACCTCCTGGGAGTGTTCGGGGAAGTGTGGGTAACTTTCAGAGCCGGTAATGGCCCATTTCCTCTGTGTTTACCTTTGATTCGATATGGAAATGAGTTTTAGGCACGGTCGAGGGCGAATTGCAACCGGTGATTGTTAGTAATCGGCACAAAATTGCGGTGCACCACTCCGGTGCAGATACCTTTCACAGCGGCCTCTTTAAGGCTGGAGTCCACAGGAATGATGTTCTTCTCAACCAGCTCCAGAGGGCCTGGTCTCAGGGCGATCTTCTCGTTGAGGTCGTCCGCAAGCCGGGCACGCCTCAGTTTGTTCGGTGGTTCCTGAGCAGAGCCCTCGACGGCTGAGTCTGAGCGGTGAATGCAGCAACCGTAAGCATAgttaatccacacacacacgtgcacaaacactgcagcagcagagtCATGGCTAGCGTAAACAGTTATTGTGTGAGGATCCAAGTCGGGACACGCCCGAGGGCCTCATCCGTCATCACTGGTCACGCAGGGCTTTCACCAAAGTGTCAGAACGATCCTCATGTACACAGCCTGGTTGTACCAGActgctgccaaaaaacaaaacccatgtagtttgttttctttacagcTGCTGTATTTTTATTAGTGCTTCCAGCGTTCGGTGGCCAGGGGAACCTTCACCTCTGATGACCTCATGGCAGAATGCATGAAGAACACATGATGTCATATGTCTGAACTAACTGGTGCAGGCTCCTGGCTCACGCGCTGAAGGTCTCACCTTGTAGGATATGCATGCTGATAAGTTCCGATTTCTCTGGTCTACTGCCGATTTTATGCTTCAGATAATCTCCAGTCTGCAAAAGAGTGAGCAGCCCCTCAGTTAATTTCGGACCTACAGCAGAATTACAATGTTTAACTGAGTGTTTGAAAACACcagttttatttgtgcatgcagGGAGGATAATCTCTcgatccccccaccccccaaccgcTGCGTCTGGCTGACCATGTCAGACAGATAATGGTACTCGCGGTTCTCACCTTGGATCGCTCCAGACTTCTCCTCTGCTCATGGAATGCAGCCGGGCTCTTCAGGGCTGGAAAGACAAATGCAAAGATCTTAAATGAATGTGACGTGCTTCTGTCGGTGGGGGGCACTTGTTTTTAATCAGTCCTCCAGAAATATTAATTGGCAGCACCTGCACCCTCTACCCTTAACCCCCCCAACTCCAAAAGATTGCACTGTGCTCAATTACAGCTTTTATGCAGTTCTTAGCTGGACTGCAACAACGGAATTACTGCATTGATTTGGGCTGCTGGCAAAATCTTAGTGGAGTAATCTATGGTAATTTTactaaaaaagaacaaaaaaaccccaaacctgGCAGTAAAGTTCGGCAGCCTGGGTGcgtttcattattttaaactttatattGATTTTCACTTTTGGCTTATGCAATTGTAGATAAATGCTATCTGGGATCTCCAGGCAAGCACGTCCAGTACAGTTGGTATTCTTTCTGAGTCTCTCCTGTTGTGTCCATATCTACCTGCTGTCTCATAGGACAGACAGAATAAGGAGAACGAGAGCTGTTTTACTGTTGTACTGTGGTCAGAGTAGGAACCTGTTATGCCCCCTCGCCTGATGTTTGATCTCCCCTTCCGGCACCTGCACTGATTATGTGCCATGCCCCAGTGCTCTGTCCTATTCCTGGGTCTCTCCCTGATTAAGTAGCACTAACGATGCTGATAAGATtagcattttacatttcttctaATCCTCGGTCCGAGACATCACCCAGACCACTTCTCTTGCCCTTTGACCTATTAATAAAGAAGCCATGCACAACCATGAAGCTTTTAACATGGCCTGGTAAACCtaacataacatataacatgACAAAATATAACAGAGGAACAGTAGCAGCTGTTGTTCATTTGGTGTCCTAAACCCCAAAGGTAACCTCTGAAGTTGCATGTCTGCCCTAAAGCCTGCAGAGAGGCAGTTAGTTTACCCTTCTGACAATGTTAAGAAGGCTTTGAGTTGCACAGTAGAAGCTCAGTCTGAAGATATATTCCAGTGAGATACAAACCAACCAGCCAtcaaccattaaaaaaaaaaaaaaaagttcctggATGGTTTgtcagaacagagagaaagcatcGCTGCACGCAGACCCTGCAGAGCTGCTGGCTCCTCCCCCGGCTCCTCCCCAGCCACACACCAGCATAGCCGAGAGGCCTGAAAACTGCTTTCAAGTGGCTAATAAACACCAGATGTTCCCGGGGAAATGTATACACAGGGCATACAC
Proteins encoded in this window:
- the myocd gene encoding myocardin isoform X2, which produces MNAVKSSQRPEQSVQRDCRNQEAPSGPTSLRATPQPRSHTKNVLQLRLQQRRTREQLADQGIMPPLKSPAAFHEQRRSLERSKTGDYLKHKIGSRPEKSELISMHILQDSAVEGSAQEPPNKLRRARLADDLNEKIALRPGPLELVEKNIIPVDSSLKEAAVKANHGKFPKQEDSYAFEEDSGSESLSPEHPLSDESQSSAGALAESKASSAPSPSQGSHENATQNHEESSSVPPTQTVPAIRVPAIIKSKTSDKSRPKKPKDVKPKVKKLKYHQYIPPDQKAEKSPPPMDSAYARLLQQQQLFLQLQILSQQKQQQQGTRQPATAQSFGYGPPQQNPLAKQAGERDAPDGSGSTSPVKSSYCGPAGVSPVRPGPLPANLDDLKVSELRQQLRIRGLPVSGTKTALIERLRPYKDPSCSSPSSSGDITTVTFPVTPTGSSYQSPGSTMSHTGGYYPFCSTGSTPPISPASSDLSVGGSLPDSFSDVALSSPRFGLQPSPTPPSADESPAAGGCPHGDAPEGLDTEKDKMLVEKQKVIEELTWKLHQEQRQVEELRMQLHKRKRTHGGPPEPPPPPHPLRPQPPAHMQQHFFGVSVKQEHVASSCPLASKQPKCGPPGSCIEGMGHCGLGGPASGSPSGLSAYLSPQCSPQDSPVTKSSSSPQPSSLPSSPSHPYLLTPPLGRDSCSHPLPHGGARPHPMQLQQKGACQPVSCSYAPDQRSMQPMYENSLMTRGSPKVKTPDMQAKMALLHCGRHIGHKCDFSSTALCSSASPASAVRQPPCYEDAVQQMTRSQQMDELLDVLIESGEMPANAKEGRCPVTKVVPHLTVPPSSAGAAAIPKFHRHYGHVAASMMPYEHAAADCHLEVLLGSPMTRPGDIMPLKMAAEDAPLEEVGEGFAGHRHDDKLLGNRDMMDTPLSPMATKVSPVATDSQGLGMTYTESPWEAMEWLDLTPPSSATAFGSGMPPAGPSIFNTEFLDVTDINLNSAMDLHLEHW
- the myocd gene encoding myocardin isoform X3; its protein translation is MNAVKSSQRPEQSVQRDCRNQEAPSGPTSLRATPQPRSHTKNVLQLRLQQRRTREQLADQGIMPPLKSPAAFHEQRRSLERSKTGDYLKHKIGSRPEKSELISMHILQDSAVEGSAQEPPNKLRRARLADDLNEKIALRPGPLELVEKNIIPVDSSLKEAAVKANHGKFPKQEDSYAFEEDSGSESLSPEHPLSDESQSSAGALAESKASSAPSPSQGSHENATQNHEESSSVPPTQTVPAIRVPAIIKSKTSDKSRPKKPKDVKPKVKKLKYHQYIPPDQKAEKSPPPMDSAYARLLQQQQLFLQLQILSQQKQQQQGTRQPATAQSFGYGPPQQNPLAKQAGERDAPDGSGSTSPVKSSYCGPAGVSPVRPGPLPANLDDLKVSELRQQLRIRGLPVSGTKTALIERLRPYKDPSCSSPSSSGDITTVTFPVTPTGSSYQSPGSTMSHTGGYYPFCSTGSTPPISPASSDLSVGGSLPDSFSDVALSSPRFGLQPSPTPPSADESPAAGGCPHGDAPEGLDTEKDKMLVEKQKVIEELTWKLHQEQRQVEELRMQLHKRKRTHGGPPEPPPPPHPLRPQPPAHMQQHFFGVSVKQEHVASSCPLASKQPKCGPPGSCIEGMGHCGLGGPASGSPSGLSAYLSPQCSPQDSPVTKSSSSPQPSSLPSSPSHPYLLTPPLGRDSCSHPLPHGGARPHPMQLQQKGACQPVSCSYAPDQRSMQPMYENSLMTRGSPKVKTPDMQAKMALLHCGRHIGHKCDFSSTALCSSASPASAVRQPPCYEDAVQQQMTRSQQMDELLDVLIESGVPPSSAGAAAIPKFHRHYGHVAASMMPYEHAAADCHLEVLLGSPMTRPGDIMPLKMAAEDAPLEEVGEGFAGHRHDDKLLGNRDMMDTPLSPMATKVSPVATDSQGLGMTYTESPWEAMEWLDLTPPSSATAFGSGMPPAGPSIFNTEFLDVTDINLNSAMDLHLEHW
- the myocd gene encoding myocardin isoform X1, with the protein product MNAVKSSQRPEQSVQRDCRNQEAPSGPTSLRATPQPRSHTKNVLQLRLQQRRTREQLADQGIMPPLKSPAAFHEQRRSLERSKTGDYLKHKIGSRPEKSELISMHILQDSAVEGSAQEPPNKLRRARLADDLNEKIALRPGPLELVEKNIIPVDSSLKEAAVKANHGKFPKQEDSYAFEEDSGSESLSPEHPLSDESQSSAGALAESKASSAPSPSQGSHENATQNHEESSSVPPTQTVPAIRVPAIIKSKTSDKSRPKKPKDVKPKVKKLKYHQYIPPDQKAEKSPPPMDSAYARLLQQQQLFLQLQILSQQKQQQQGTRQPATAQSFGYGPPQQNPLAKQAGERDAPDGSGSTSPVKSSYCGPAGVSPVRPGPLPANLDDLKVSELRQQLRIRGLPVSGTKTALIERLRPYKDPSCSSPSSSGDITTVTFPVTPTGSSYQSPGSTMSHTGGYYPFCSTGSTPPISPASSDLSVGGSLPDSFSDVALSSPRFGLQPSPTPPSADESPAAGGCPHGDAPEGLDTEKDKMLVEKQKVIEELTWKLHQEQRQVEELRMQLHKRKRTHGGPPEPPPPPHPLRPQPPAHMQQHFFGVSVKQEHVASSCPLASKQPKCGPPGSCIEGMGHCGLGGPASGSPSGLSAYLSPQCSPQDSPVTKSSSSPQPSSLPSSPSHPYLLTPPLGRDSCSHPLPHGGARPHPMQLQQKGACQPVSCSYAPDQRSMQPMYENSLMTRGSPKVKTPDMQAKMALLHCGRHIGHKCDFSSTALCSSASPASAVRQPPCYEDAVQQQMTRSQQMDELLDVLIESGEMPANAKEGRCPVTKVVPHLTVPPSSAGAAAIPKFHRHYGHVAASMMPYEHAAADCHLEVLLGSPMTRPGDIMPLKMAAEDAPLEEVGEGFAGHRHDDKLLGNRDMMDTPLSPMATKVSPVATDSQGLGMTYTESPWEAMEWLDLTPPSSATAFGSGMPPAGPSIFNTEFLDVTDINLNSAMDLHLEHW